CGGGGCATGCAGTTGAGCCATGCGGTGGGTGCGCCCTTCTTCTCGGTGCATGCCGGCTTCTGCGTGGACCCGCGTCCCAGCGAGCTCGGCCGACGACTGGAGCAGGTGGCGCACATCGACCGGGCGCTGCATTGGGCGCGCTTCACCGAGGCGGTGCGGCAGGTGCTGGCACGCACGCGCGATCTGCCCACCGGCCTGCTGATCGAGAACAACGTGCTGGCCCCGGTGAACCGCTACGCCGACGGCACCAACCCCCTGCTGAACGTGGAAGCGGGCGAGCAGCTTCGGCTGCTCGATGACGTGCCGGACGCCCGCCTGGGCCTGCTGCTGGACACCGCGCACCTGAAGGTGAGCGCACGCACCCTCGGTTCCGATGCGGCGGAGGCGGCCGGGCTGCTGCTGCCGCAGGTGCGATGCGTGCATCACAGCGACAACGGTGGCGAGGTCGACGACAACCAGGGCTTCGGTGCCGACTACTGGTTCCTGCCGCTGATGGACCGCGCCGGCCATGCGGTGCATGTGCTGGAGACGCGGAAGACGCCCCCTTCCGAACTTCGCCGCATGGAGCGGCTGCTTTTCCCCGAACGTGCCCCCACGGACCGATGAACGAGACCCTGGCCGAACTGCTCATCCACGATGACCGGAGCGTGCGCGACGCACTGGCCGTGATCGACCGCAACGCGCAGGGCATCTGCTTCGCGGTGGACCACGCGGGCCGGCTCACCGGCGTGCTCACCGATGGCGACATCCGGCGTTCGTTGCTGGCCGGTGGCTCGCTGGACCGGCCGGTGGCCGAGGTGATGCAGCGCCGCTTCACCGCGCTGCCGGTGGGCGCGCCCGCCGAGGACATCCAGGCGCGGCTCGACGGCACCGTGCGGCACATCCCCTTGCTCGATGAGCGCGGGGTGCCCGTGGACTTCGCCAGCCTGCGCCGCACGCACCGCATCCAGGTGATGGCCCCGCAGCTGGACGGCAACGAGCTCAACTACGTCACCGACTGCCTGCGCACGGGCTGGATCAGCTCGCAGGGCGCCTATGTGAAGCGGTTCGAGACCGGCTTCGCGGAGCGCTGCGCCATGCCCCATGCGCTCGCCGTGAGCAACGGCACGGTGGCCATCCACCTGGCCCTGGTGGCCCTCGGCATCGGCGAAGGCGACGAGGTCATCGTGCCGGACCTCACCTTCGCGGCGAGCATCAACACCATCATCCACGCCGGCGCCACGCCCGTCATCGCCGACGTGCATCCGGTCACCTGGACGCTCGACCCCGCCGAGGTGGAGCGGCTCATCACCCCGCGCACCAAGGCGATCATGCCGGTGCACCTCTACGGCCATCCGTGCCACATGGACGAGCTGATGGCCATCGCGCGCAGGCACGGGCTGTTCGTGGTGGAGGACTGTGCCGAGGCGCTCGGTGCCCTGTACAAGGGCCGCCCGGTGGGCAGCTTCGGCGATGCGGCCACCTTCAGCTTCTTCGGCAACAAGACCATCACCACGGGCGAGGGCGGCATGACGCTCTTCCGCGACCAAGCGGTGGCCGCGCGGGCCACGATGCTGCGTGACCACGGCATGGACAAGCAGCGCCGCTACTGGCACCTCGAGGTGGGCTACAACTACCGGATGACCAACATCCAGGCGGCGATCGGCGTGGCCCAGCTCGAGCGGTTGGAGGCGTTCGTGCAGGCGAAGCGTGATCTGGCCGCTGCGTACACCCAAGGCCTGATGGCCATCGGAGACATCAGCGCCCCGCCCGAGGAGCCGTGGGCGCTGAACGGGTTCTGGCTGTACAGCTGCCTCATCGGCAACGATTTCGGTCTGGGCCGCGACGAGGTGATGGACCGCATGGCGCGCAACGGCATCGAGACCAGGCCGCTGTTCCACCCGCTGCACGTGATGCCGCCGTACGGGCGTTACGTGCGGCCTGGGCAGACCTTCCCGGTGAGCACACGCCTGTCGGAGGCGGGCCTGAGCCTGCCCAGCAGTGTCACCATCACCCGGGCGGAGCAGGACCACGTGCTGGAGGTCCTGCACGCCATCAAGCACACGCGGCAGCTGCACGCGCAGGCATGAGGGTCCTCTACCTGATCCCGGCGCGCGGCGGCAGCAAGGGGTTGCCCGGCAAGAACGTGCGCCCGCTTCTGGGCCGGCCGCTGATCGCCTGGTCGGTGACGGCCGCGCTCGAGGCGGCCCGCGTCCGGCCGGGCCGAGTGGTGGTGAGCACCGATGACGCCGCGATCGCGGAGGCCGCCCGCAGCGCCGGTGCCGAGCTGCCGTTCATCCGTCCCGCTGAACTGGCCACCGACACGGCCTCGTCGATGGACGTCGTGCTCCACGCCCTCGACCACCTGGAACGGGAGGGGGAGCCCATCGACCTGGTGTGCATGCTGGAGCCCACGTCACCTCAACGCACCGCCGCCGACGTGCTGGCCGCCATGGACCTGTTGCTGACCACGCCCGGTGCGGAGAGCGTCGTGGGCGTGTGCCGCACCGAGGGCGGGCATCCCGCTTTCCTCGCCCGCATGGACGACATCGGTTTCATCCGGCCCTACGCGGGGGAGCACTTCGTGTTCAAGCGCCGTCAGGAGATCGATGACGTCTACTTCTTCGAAGGAAGCCTGTACATCGCGCGATCGTCCTCGCTGCGCGATCGTCGAAGCTTCTACCACGAGCGCACGCTGGGGCATGCGATGCCGAAGTGGAAGTCGTTCGAGGTGGACGACGCGGTGGACCTCATCCTCATCGAGGCGCTGATGAAGGCCCGGCAGGAAGGAACGATCGACGACCGATGAACTGGAGCGACCGACTGCACGCGGCGATCCCCGGAGGTGCGCACACCTACAGCCGGGGCGATGACCAATACCCGTCCAATGCGCCGCCCATCCTGAGCCATGGCAAGGGTGCGTACGTGTGGGATGCGGAGGGGAAGCGCTACCTGGACTACGGCATGGGCTTGCGGGCCGTGACGCTCGGCTACGCGGACGAGCGGGTGAACGCCGCGGCCATCGCGGAGATCGGCAAGGGCAACAACCTCACGCGGCCCTCGCTCACCGAGCTGGAGGCGGCCGAGCGCATGCTGTCGCTCTTCCCCTGGGCGGGCATGGTGAAGTTCGCCAAGAACGGCAGCATCGTCACCACCGCCGCGGTGAAGCTCGCCCGCGCCTTCACGGGCCGCACGCACGTGGCCATCCCGGCCGAGCAGCCCTTCTTCACCTACGACGACTGGTTCATCGGCAGCACGCCCATGGACCGCGGGATCCCGGAGGAGCACAAGCGGCTGACGTTGAAGTTCAGCTACAACGACATCGCTTCGGTGGAGCGCCTCTTCGCCGAGCATCCCGGCCGCATCGCCTGCGTGCTGATGGAGCCGGCCACCTCGCTCTCCTCGTGTCCCGCATCCTGTGGTGGGCTGCTCGAACAGCGTTCCTGCGCGGGCTGCCCACAGCGTTCGCTCAACTTCCTGCAGCAGGTGAAGGCCCTTTGCGCGAAGCACGGTGCCGTCTTCGTGCTGGACGAGATGATCACCGGCTTCCGGTGGGACCTGCACGGAGCGATGAAGGGGTACGACATCGAGCCGGACCTGGCCACCTTCGGCAAGGGCATGGCCAACGGGTTCGCGCTGGCGGCGCTCATCGGCCGGCGCGAGATCATGGAATTGGGCGGCATCCGCCAAGCCGGCGCCGAACGCGTCTTCCTCATCAGCACCACGCACGGTTCGGAGATGTCGGCCTTCGGGGCCTTCAACCGCACGGTGGAGATCTACCAAAGCGAGGACATCACCGGCCACCTGTGGCGGTACGGTCGTCGGTTGATCGAGGGCCTCAACACCCTGGCGGCAGAGGCCGGCGTGGCGGACCGGTTCGAGGCGCACGGCTTCGGCTGCTCTCCCTACTACACCACCCGTGATGCCCAAGGACAGGTCTCCCTGCCCTTCCGCACGCTGTGGAGCCAGGAGATGATCCGGGGGGGTGTGCTGATGCCGTGGGTGGCGCTTTCAGCAGCGCACGGCGATGCGGAGCTCGACCAGACCCTGACGGCAGCGCGCAAAGCCCTCGCCGTGTACGCCGCCGCACTGAGCGACGGCATCGACAAGCACCTCGTGGGCCCGGCCGTGAAACCCGTCTTCCGCAAGCACAACTGACATGGGCCTGCTGGAGGACAAGGTGGTGGTGATCACCGGCGGCGCCGGGCGCTTGGGCCGGGTGTTCACCGAGGCCGTGGTGGGCGCGGGTGGCCGGGTGGTGGTGGCGGAAGTGATGAACGCGCGCACCACGGAGGCCATCGAGGCCCTTCGTGCGGCGCATGGCGATGCCGTGGCGGGGGTCGAATGCAACATCACCGATGCGGACTCGCTGGACCGCCTCATCGCCGGGTCGGTGGAGCGCTTCGGTCGCATCGATGCGCTGGTGAACAACGCCTATCCGCGGAACGCGGCGTACGGAAGGCGGTTCGAGGAGGTGGCCTATGCGGACTTCGTGGAGAACGTGGGCATGCATGCGGGGGGCTACTTCCTCGCATCGCAGCGCTTCATCGCCCACTTCCGCCGGCAGGGCCACGGCAACATCGTCAACATGGCCAGCATCTACGGCGTGGTGGCCCCGCGTTTCGAGGTATACGCCGGCACGGACATGACCATGCCGGTGGAGTACGCCGTGATCAAGAGCGGCGTGCTGATGCTCACGCGCTACATCGCTGCCCATTGCGCGGGCATGGGCATCCGCTGCAACGCCATCAGTCCGGGCGGTATTCGCGACGGACAACCCGAGGCCTTCCTCGAGCGGTACCGGGCGCACGCGCTCACCAAGGGCATGCTGGACGCCCAGGACGTCACGGGCACCCTGCTGTTCCTGCTCAGCGACCTGTCCGCCTACATCAACGGCCAGAACATCGTGGTGGACGATGGCTGGACCTTGTGATCAGTAGGGCACGCAGCGCTCGGCGAAGACCTGTTCGATGAGGGGTTTCAAGGCGGCGAAGTGCCGCTTGTACATCGGTGGGGCCTGGCCGGTCCACCGCTCCATCCACGACGTGGAGTAGTGGTACGTGATGTGCGGCGACCGATAGAGCCGGGACAGGTAGAAGCAGGCCGAGGAGAAGAGGCAGAACACGTGGTCGGTGCGGTCGGCGTAGGCGGCGAACAATACTTCCGCGGCGATGCCCATCTCCTTCGGGTCGGTCATCAGGGTGAAGGACAGCCCGAGCTCCGCGCACCGACGGACCGTGGCCTCCAACGACGCAGGTGACGCTGCCGGGTGCGGCTTCAGGAGGAAGTGATGGCCTTGAGGGTCGGGCAGCGCGGATAGGACATGATCGATGTACGCCCCCCAGAAGGCAGGCGGGACCACGTACATGTCGACGGCCTCCAGCAGCACGAGCACCAACCGGCGATCGGGTGGAACAGGGGTGGGGGGGAGGTCAAGCTCCTTCAGCAGGCGGAGCATCGGGCCATGGAGGTCCGCAGGAAGAAGGATCGGACGAACCTCCTGGTCAAGCTGCCCCTGTCGCTCGAGGAATGAGGCGAAGCGGTCCGCGAAGAGGGCGACGAACGGGCCGCGCATGCGTCCGTGCTCCAGCAGATAATGGTAATCGCCCAGGCCATGCTCGAAGAAGGCCGGCCGGGCCTCCGGGAACAGGGAGCGCAGGGGTGCCTCGAGGTGGTTCTGGGTGTGGAGATGGAGCTCCACGGCGGTGTGGCCGGTGCCGAGCGGAGCGAGCAGGTTCCGAAGCATGCGTTCGTCGCGCTCGTGCCGGCGATGCGTGTGCCTTCGCAGCAGCACGCCATAGATGGACCGTAGGATCGGGGCCTCCTTCCATTGGCGCGTCAGGCGCTTGAGCAGGGAGGGTTCCGGGCCGTGGTCATCCACCAGTTCGGTGGAACAGCTGTGCATCAGGGCCCAAGGATGGAGCCGCGCGGTGCATCGGATCGCCTCGATCACGGCACGCCGGCGGGCACCGCCGTCCACGAGCAGCACGTCCACGTCCTCCGACCGATGCGTGGCGGCCGCGTGCAGCGTCATGAACACGCTGCTGATGTGCGAGGTGGTGAGGAAGATGCGGAGGCGGGCCATGCGCTAGGACGTCCGAAGGAATGGCAAGCGCTTGCGCCAGGTATCCGGGATGTACCTGTAAAGGTCCGAGGAAGTCCTCAAGCCCAGGACGAGCAGGATATAGACGGTTGTGATGAGCAGGCTGCGGAAGGTGATCGAGAGGACCGCACCGCCGGGCATGGGAAGGAGTACGCCGATCGCGAAGACCATGGAGACGACCAGGATCAGCTTTGCGGTGGATCCATCGAAGGGCTGCATGCCGAACACTCTTCGGATGAACTCGAACTTCAACCCATTATAGGCCACGGAAGCAATGCATCCCGCTATGGCGGCCCCGAGCATCCCGAGCTTTGGGATGAGTATGATGTTGCCGACGATGGTGAGTACGAGCAGGACCACAAGGAATACGGACCCCCAGATGTACCGATGCGAATTGGCGAGGATCGGGTAATTGACACCGGTCCCCATGTTGATGAGCGCCCCGAGCGCGATGACCTGCGTGACGATCACACCCTGGTCGTAGTCGTCGGGCAACAGGGTAAAGAGATCCGCGGCGTTCGCCGCCACCAGGAGGAATAGCCAACCACCGATCAGCAGCAGCGCTCTTGCAGAGTCCCGGTAAATGGTCCTGACCGTGGAAAGGTCGCCGCGGGCAAGCGCATGGGCGACGCTTGGATTGGCCACCCGCTCCAAGGCGTTCAGGGGGATCTCGACCGCCAGCCCAAGGAACGCCGACACGCTGTAGACGGCGACCAGCTCCAGCGAGATGGTGCCCACGAACATCGTGTCCACATACTTCAGGGTCACTGAGTTCAATGCCGTGAGCGTGATGATGAGGCCGTACCTGAAGATCGGCCGAAGCCCGATCGACCCGCGGAAGAAGTTCAGGTCCGGCTGCAGGCCGGGTCTATCGCCACGATGGATGGCGAGCAACAACACCAGGGCCTGGATGGCATAGATCCCACAGAACGCCAGGAGGAACGACTCGCGATCGAAGAACCCGCTGTACCGAACGAAGATGATGGCGATCAGGAGCAGGCGGACCACGATGTCGTTCAGTACCGTGGTGATCACCGTGCGCATGAGCGCGATGCAGTACGCGTTCAGTCCGAGGACGAAGGCAAGGATGATGGTGAGGATGAGAACATAGTTGAAGTGCTCATTGAACACTTCGGCACCGGAGACGTAGGATCGGAGAATGAACCCTTTCGCCAGGTGAAGCACCAAGGTGCCGGCGATGATCCCGGCCAGCGTGTAGGAGAGCAAGAAACCGAAGAATCCTCTGTGACGGCTTTCCGGATGGAACGCCTTGGGAAGGTACCGGATGGTGACCGCGCTGATGCCAAGGGAGAAGAGGATCGAGAATACACTGGAGAACGCGAGAATCAACCGGGTGAGCCCGAGTTCCTCTTTGCTCAGGAAGTGAGGCTGGACAACGACCAGGCTCAGGAAGCCGATCGCCGTGCCCGCGTAGACCAGGAGGGTGTTCGAGAGCCCTTGCCTCTTGACGATTCCCACGTTGTTTACTGGATCACGCCGAGCTTTCGTGCCATCCGCGCCAAGGCACGCCTGGTCGCGAACAGGGGATCAGGGCGGCCCATGCGTCGGTAGACCTGTACTTGGATCTTGGCCAACGAGCTGTCCGGCACAAGATCGCGCACCAGGCCGGGTCGACAGAAGGTGAAGACCTCGTTCCGGGCATGTTGATCCCCTTCGTGGATGCTCTCAATGGCAAGACCCGCGGCTTCACACATGCTCCGCAGGGAATGCTTGCTGAAATAACTGATGTGGACGACCCTGAAGAAGTGTCCATGAAGAGGTTTGGTGGGATGCAGGGCATCCGGCACTGCGAGGTACAGAAGACCGTCCTTGGCCAGCGCCTGCCGCACCTTTCTCAGCACTGAGAGCGGGTCATGGAAATGCTCGAGGACATGCCGCATGATGATGAGGTCGTACCGACCTTCTCGGCTCTCTTCCCAGTTACTGTATACGTCCGATGCGACCAGCTCGATGCCGTTCGTCCGCAAATGCTTGATGCATTCTGAGGAGGGTTCGATGGCTTCATACCGGCTGTTCGGCCACTGGTTCTCGCGCAGGTAAGTGAGCGCATGGCCCATGCCGGAACCGAGATCGAGCACGCGCTCCGGTTCCCTGAGGAGCTGGCGTTCCTTCAACCGTTCGATGATCTGCTTGACAGGTACGAACCTGGTCCGCAGGTCATCCTGTGCGGCGATCTCCGGCCTGTAGAGCGTGTCATACTCGTGCACGTAGAATGCAGCGTAGCGTTCCTTGCTCCAGCGGGGGTCCAGATAACTGAATCCGCAGCGTTCGCAGACCACCACATGGGTCGGCAGATGGAACTGGCCATGTTCCGCGACCGCGATCGGGCTGGAGGCGCCGCAGAGCAGGCAGGTGCTCCGTTCGAACTCCGGGTCGTTGGGTGTTCCAGTCACCGTTGTGTGGTGTGTGGCCGGAATGACGATTACAGCGTGCGCGGCGCCTTTCCTAGCTTTGGTCAAAGATATGTCCAGGTCATGTGCACCAGGTTCCTTCGCTTCGTCCAGCTGCTCGCCTTGATCGATTGCACCGCTCTTCAGGCGCAATACAGTTCCGTACTGACCGCCGCGGGTACCGGCAGCGCGGGATACGTCAATGGATTGGCACAAACGGCCCAGTTCGATCATCCATATGGCGTTTGTCATGACCCCGCGACCGGGGATATCTACATCGCGGATGCCTTCAACCATGTCATCCGGAAGTTGAGCAATGGTTCCGTGTCGCTCATCGCTGGGACACCTGGTGTGTCCGGCGACATTCTAGGTCAGGCGTTGAACGCCAGGTTCGATACGCCCACCGGGGTTTTTTTCAAGGATGGATACCTCTACATCTGCGATAACCTGAACAACAAGATCAAGCGGATGGACGGGTTGGGGCAGGTCACGCTCGTGGCGGGCTCCGGGATCTCCGGTGGTGCTGATGGGCCGGTGAGCCAGGCGACCTTCTACCAACCGAAGAGCATTGCCGTGGATGACTCTGGGACGGTCTATGTGGCCGATTATGAGAGCCACAAGATCCGAAAGGTCAAGAACGGTGTGGTCACCACCGTGGCCGGTACCGGTACGCCGGGCAGTACGTTCGGGCCGGGCACCTCCTCGCAACTGCACCGCCCACGTGACCTGTGCATCGCCCCGGATGGAACGATCTACTTCGTCGACCTGATGAACCACCGGGTGAAGAAGCTCACTCCCTCAGGCATGGTCGAACCAGTTGCGGGGAACGGGATCCCGGGATGGCTGGACGGTTCCGGCAGTGCCGCCCGGTTCAATACACCGGTGGCCATCGACTGGTTGGATACCAGCACGTTGCTGGTCCTCGATGCGGTGAACCCTCGTTTGAGGATGGTCGCCATCACCGGCGATGTGGTCACCTTGGCGGGCAGCGGGAATGCCGGGTTTCAGGATGGAGCCCTGATGTCTGCGGAGTTCGCTCTGCCTCAAGACATCTGCCTTGACGGGGAGTGTAGCATCTACATCGGTGACAGGGACAACATGAGGATCCGGAAGCTCCGTCGCGATGGCGAATGTGTGCTCCACCTCCCCGACCTCTCCTCCTCGCAGATCGCTCTCTCCATCCGCCCCAACCCCGCCTCCACCACGGCCACGCTGCTTTGGCCGGGCCCATCGGCACCCACGATGGTGGAGCTGATCGATGCCCGCGGCGCGCGGGTGCAGGCCGATGTGCGGCGCTTCGCGGATCGCGTGGAACTGGACGTGGCCGCCCTTCGGGCCGGGCTCTATACGGTGCGCGTGAGCGGCGACGGACGGGTCGGCTCGGCTCGGCTGGTACGCGAATGAACGTCCGCGCTCAACGTCCTGCTGACCGCACCCAGGTCTGCGTGCGATAGAGGAACGCGATGTAGCCGCGCACCTTCAGGGTGCCGTCCTCCACCCACAGCTTGCAGTTGTACTCCTTGCCGTTCTCGGGGTCCAGGATGGTGCCATCGTCCCACTCATCGCCATCGGCCACCATGTCGCGGATCACCTCCAGGCCCAGGATGCGCTGGTCCTTGCGGTCACCCGGGCAGAGGTCGCACACCGCCTCCATCTTGGTCTTGTCGTAGAGCTCCACGATGCGGCCATAGGCCTTGCCGTGGCGTACAGTGATCTCCACTACGCTGCGCGGCTTTCCGGTGATGTCATCGACGGACGACCAGCGTCCGGTGATGTCCGTTCCGGGGCGCGGTGGTTGGGCGGCCAGCGGCAGGGTGGCCGCCAGCAGGGCGGAAAGGAGCAGGGCACGCATGGGTCAAAAGGTACGGCCGATGCCCACCACGTAGCGGAAGGCGACATGCTCCGACTCGCCGACCGGGATGGAGGAAAGCACCAGGGGCATGTCGAAGCGGAGGGTGAGCGGCTCCAGGTCGACCAACGGCCCCCAACGTTTGATGGTGAGGGCGGCGCCCAGGCCCGCATCGGCGCGGGGCGTGGCGAGCTCCAGCCGCTGTGCATCCCCGTCGATGCGGCGGTAGCCCATGCTGCCCACATCGCCGAAAATGTAGACGTCCAGGTGCAGGTAGCGACGCAGGCCCTTGGGGCGGAACCGGACCAGCCCATCGAGGTCGAGCTCGGCGTTGACGGCCAGTCCGGTGTTGCCCCGATAGGTGAGCACCTGGGTGCCGTCGGCCGTGGTCTCGGGGGCCAGGTAGCCCGCATAGCCGCGCAGGTTGAGGCCGCCGCCGTGGTGGAAGTGGTTCACCTCCGAACCGTAGGACCCTGCCCAGTCGTTCGGCACTGGACCGATGCTGCGGGTGAACTTGTTCTCCACGAGCTCCTCGGGCGCCGCACCGGAGAGGTAGAGCCCCGTCTCGAGGTTGTTGGAACCGCTGCCGTATTGGGCCATCCCGCGCAGGTGCAGGTCCAGGTCGCCGATCCGCAGAGTGTTGCGGGTGGACAGGCGGACATGGGCGCCCTGGTCGACCGAGCCCACCATGGGCTGCCGCAGGCGAAGTTCCGCGCGTCCGCGCAGCGGCCCGGCCCGGTAGCTGCGGTCCACGGCCAGGTCCAGCAGGCCGGAGAGCGCGTTCAGCGTCCACTCGTCCGGATAGAGGAGGTAGGTGAGGTCGCTGGTGTCCCGCCGGATCATGTAGCGCAGGTCGCCGCTCACCGTGGTGCGCTCGTCGGGCGTGGTCCAGCTGACACCGCCGCCATACAGTTCCAGGCCGTCCAGATGGCGGGCCTGCAGGCGGATGCTCGATCCCTTCAGCAGGCGCGTGGTGCCGGTGCTGTAGCGCAGCACATAGGAGAGGGCGTCGTGGCGCGTGTCCACCCCGCCACCGGGCAGGGACTGGCCCAGGCCGGTGTTCACCCAGGCGGACAGCCATAGCTGGTGCGTCTGGCGGAAGTAGCTGCCATGGAGGTGGGCGCCCACCTTCAGGCCGTCGAAGCCGTTCCACCACAGGTCCGGACGGCCGAAGGCTTCGTAGTGGTGGCGGTCGGGCGGGTTGCGCACATGGTGGTCGAAGGCGATGCTCACCGCGCGGGGAAGGCTGTTGTCCGGCTGGTAGGCGTCGGCGAGGCGGAGGCTGGTATCGATGCGCACGGCGGCGATGCCGGTGGGCACGTCCACCCGGGCCACGTAAGTGCGGCGCAGCTTGTCCCAGCTGGTCCAGCGCGGCAGCACGGTGGCCGTGGTCGGCTTCACAGACCAGCTGGTGGGGATGTGGAAGTCGTGCACCGTTCCATCGCGCGCCGTCACCTGCAGGTCGATGGGCATCGAAATGCCGCCACGTCGCCGCAGGCGGATGGTCTGCCCTTCGCTGCGCATCCGGCGGGTGATCCCGCACACGCGATAGTCCACCAGCTTGTCCGTCGTCAGCCAGGCGTCGAAGAAGGGGTTGAGGTCCACACCGGTGCTGCGTACGAAGCTCTGCCGCATGTCGGCCACGGTGGGGTGGCAGAGGGTCCACTGCCGGACGTAGTGCTGAAGAGCGGCCAGGAACACGCTGTCGCCGAGCAGGTATTGCAGGTTGTACAGCATGGTGGCCGTCTTGAAATAGACATGGCCGTAGCCGCCCCCACGCCCTTCCACCGGAGCGAAGCCGTCGCTGTGCGTGTCGATGGGCGGCAGCTCATTGCGCACGGCATCGCGCATGTAGCCGCGGTACACTTCGGATTCGCGCACGAGCTCCGGCCGGGTGAAGCGGGACACATAGCGGCCCTTCGGAGCCTCCTCCACCAGGGTGTCGCCATCGATGTGCTCCAGGCCCCAGCTGGTGAGGAACTGGGTGAAGCCCTCGTCCAGCAGGGCGCGGTAGGTCTCGTTGTTGCCCACCATGCCGTAGAACCAGTTGTGGCCCACCTCGTGCACGAGCAGGCCGCGGTACTCCGGATCGCGCCCGCCGTCGAGCGTCAGCATGGGGTATTCCATGCCATCGCGCGCATCGGCCACCACCATCTTGGGGTACACGTAGGGGCCGATGTCACGGCTGAAGGTCTCGATGATGCGGGCGGTGTAGGCGGCGGCGTTCTGCCATCCGGCGGCGTGCGGTTCCTGGGCGAGGGCGATGCATTGCACGCCGTTCCACCAGGCTTCGCCGATGCGGTAGGTGGGGTCGGCGGTGAAGGCGAAGTCGTGCACGTTCTCCGCGTGGTAGCGCCAGCGCTTGCGGCGGCCCGGCGCGTAGGGCGTCACCACGCTCGGGGCCTCGTTCCACGGCTTGTCGGCGAAGCGGGCCAGATCGAGCCGGTCGCGCAGGTCGCGGGGCAGCACCTCGTCCCGGTTCTGCAGCCAGCCGGTGGCCTCCACCACCATGTCGTTGGGCATGTCCAGCGTCACGTCGAAGGTGCCGAAGTCGCCGTAGAGCTCGTTGCCCAGGTGCTGCTGCGTGTCCCAGCCCATGTGCGCGTCGTACACGGCGATCCGCGGGTACCAGTGCACACCGTCGTAGTGCTTGAAGCCCCAGGCGTTGAAGAGCTTCATGCGGCGCTGCACGTCCATGCCGTAATGGGTGGTGAAGGCCATGCTGAAGGTGACACGGCCCCCTGGGGGAAGCGGCTCGGGCAGCCAGGCCTTCAGCACCGTGTTGTCCATCTCGATGCGCAGGTCATCGGCCCCCACGCGCAGGTGGGCCAGGGTGGTGCCGTGCTCCGCGGTGTCGCCCGGGGTCGCGCGTCCGTTCTCCATCAGGTCGGCGTGCGAACCGGCGTTGTACGCGTTCTGGTAGAGGTGGAAGAAGACGTGGCGCAGCGTGTCCGGGCTGTTGTTCCAGTACACCAGGCTGCCCTCGCCCTCGATGCGGTCGCCCACCTCGTCGAGGCGTGCGCGCAGGGTGTAGTGCACGTCCTGCTGCCAGTAGGCCTCGTGCGGTGGGCGGTTTCGCCAGTAGTGCGGGTTGTCGGCGTTGCGGTAGGTGTTGGGCGGATGCAGGGCGTCGAACCGCTGCGCGGACGCCGGGCCGGCAAGAAGCAGCACGAGGGCGAGGG
The Flavobacteriales bacterium DNA segment above includes these coding regions:
- a CDS encoding class I SAM-dependent methyltransferase; the encoded protein is MVEGIRDVDIPGRGVMTNAIWMIELGRLCQSIDVSRAAGTRGGQYGTVLRLKSGAIDQGEQLDEAKEPGAHDLDISLTKARKGAAHAVIVIPATHHTTVTGTPNDPEFERSTCLLCGASSPIAVAEHGQFHLPTHVVVCERCGFSYLDPRWSKERYAAFYVHEYDTLYRPEIAAQDDLRTRFVPVKQIIERLKERQLLREPERVLDLGSGMGHALTYLRENQWPNSRYEAIEPSSECIKHLRTNGIELVASDVYSNWEESREGRYDLIIMRHVLEHFHDPLSVLRKVRQALAKDGLLYLAVPDALHPTKPLHGHFFRVVHISYFSKHSLRSMCEAAGLAIESIHEGDQHARNEVFTFCRPGLVRDLVPDSSLAKIQVQVYRRMGRPDPLFATRRALARMARKLGVIQ
- a CDS encoding DUF2147 domain-containing protein, whose translation is MRALLLSALLAATLPLAAQPPRPGTDITGRWSSVDDITGKPRSVVEITVRHGKAYGRIVELYDKTKMEAVCDLCPGDRKDQRILGLEVIRDMVADGDEWDDGTILDPENGKEYNCKLWVEDGTLKVRGYIAFLYRTQTWVRSAGR
- a CDS encoding T9SS type A sorting domain-containing protein, coding for MSLIAGTPGVSGDILGQALNARFDTPTGVFFKDGYLYICDNLNNKIKRMDGLGQVTLVAGSGISGGADGPVSQATFYQPKSIAVDDSGTVYVADYESHKIRKVKNGVVTTVAGTGTPGSTFGPGTSSQLHRPRDLCIAPDGTIYFVDLMNHRVKKLTPSGMVEPVAGNGIPGWLDGSGSAARFNTPVAIDWLDTSTLLVLDAVNPRLRMVAITGDVVTLAGSGNAGFQDGALMSAEFALPQDICLDGECSIYIGDRDNMRIRKLRRDGECVLHLPDLSSSQIALSIRPNPASTTATLLWPGPSAPTMVELIDARGARVQADVRRFADRVELDVAALRAGLYTVRVSGDGRVGSARLVRE
- a CDS encoding M1 family metallopeptidase; this translates as MQPRTLPLALVLLLAGPASAQRFDALHPPNTYRNADNPHYWRNRPPHEAYWQQDVHYTLRARLDEVGDRIEGEGSLVYWNNSPDTLRHVFFHLYQNAYNAGSHADLMENGRATPGDTAEHGTTLAHLRVGADDLRIEMDNTVLKAWLPEPLPPGGRVTFSMAFTTHYGMDVQRRMKLFNAWGFKHYDGVHWYPRIAVYDAHMGWDTQQHLGNELYGDFGTFDVTLDMPNDMVVEATGWLQNRDEVLPRDLRDRLDLARFADKPWNEAPSVVTPYAPGRRKRWRYHAENVHDFAFTADPTYRIGEAWWNGVQCIALAQEPHAAGWQNAAAYTARIIETFSRDIGPYVYPKMVVADARDGMEYPMLTLDGGRDPEYRGLLVHEVGHNWFYGMVGNNETYRALLDEGFTQFLTSWGLEHIDGDTLVEEAPKGRYVSRFTRPELVRESEVYRGYMRDAVRNELPPIDTHSDGFAPVEGRGGGYGHVYFKTATMLYNLQYLLGDSVFLAALQHYVRQWTLCHPTVADMRQSFVRSTGVDLNPFFDAWLTTDKLVDYRVCGITRRMRSEGQTIRLRRRGGISMPIDLQVTARDGTVHDFHIPTSWSVKPTTATVLPRWTSWDKLRRTYVARVDVPTGIAAVRIDTSLRLADAYQPDNSLPRAVSIAFDHHVRNPPDRHHYEAFGRPDLWWNGFDGLKVGAHLHGSYFRQTHQLWLSAWVNTGLGQSLPGGGVDTRHDALSYVLRYSTGTTRLLKGSSIRLQARHLDGLELYGGGVSWTTPDERTTVSGDLRYMIRRDTSDLTYLLYPDEWTLNALSGLLDLAVDRSYRAGPLRGRAELRLRQPMVGSVDQGAHVRLSTRNTLRIGDLDLHLRGMAQYGSGSNNLETGLYLSGAAPEELVENKFTRSIGPVPNDWAGSYGSEVNHFHHGGGLNLRGYAGYLAPETTADGTQVLTYRGNTGLAVNAELDLDGLVRFRPKGLRRYLHLDVYIFGDVGSMGYRRIDGDAQRLELATPRADAGLGAALTIKRWGPLVDLEPLTLRFDMPLVLSSIPVGESEHVAFRYVVGIGRTF